In one window of Poriferisphaera corsica DNA:
- a CDS encoding MarR family winged helix-turn-helix transcriptional regulator, with the protein MSVASLQAFYFIASRAPESVSFTEVADMIGSQQSSVHRAIYVLACDGVGKVKGPRCGLVDIADDPYDSRRRQISLTRKGDELAKKHNFILQRRWF; encoded by the coding sequence ATGTCGGTAGCATCGCTACAGGCCTTCTACTTCATCGCTTCAAGAGCACCTGAAAGCGTATCGTTTACTGAGGTAGCAGATATGATCGGATCGCAGCAATCATCAGTACACAGAGCAATCTACGTCTTGGCTTGCGATGGTGTAGGGAAAGTTAAAGGGCCTAGGTGTGGTTTGGTTGATATCGCAGACGATCCTTACGACAGTCGTAGACGGCAAATCAGTCTCACTAGGAAGGGGGATGAGTTGGCAAAGAAACATAACTTCATCCTTCAACGCAGGTGGTTTTAG
- a CDS encoding type I restriction-modification system subunit M — protein sequence MALKKSQLYSSLWSCCDELRGGMDASQYKDYILTLLFMKYISDKYANNEWADIEVPKGASFDDVVALSGDKEIGDKLNKILGKIAKANADLSDVIRLVNFNNADHLGSGKEMMDKLSKLVNIFGGLDFSSNRADGDDLLGDAYEYLMRHFATESGKSKGQFYTPAEVSHIISKVVGVDAKTSSRKEVYDPTCGSGSLLLKVAHETNNKISIYGQENDNATYALCKMNMILHDNADAGIHKGNTLASPQMTESANKLRTFDFAVANPPFSLKAWSSGFESNTDKTVKDSFERFDGYGTPPAKNGDYAFLLHIVKSLKSKGKAAIILPHGVLFRGNAESEIRENLIKRGLIKGIIGLPANLFYGTGIPACIILIDKENAQARTGIFMIDASKGFIKDGNKNRLREQDIHRIVDVFNNQKPEDRYARMVLNSEIEQNDYNLNIPRYIDSSEPEDLHDLDAHLNGGIPERDIKALQPYWKVFGSLKNQLFENGERDGYFAAKVEPSEVKATILNNKKYKAYAEQIKDLMIGWQDAHRKRLTNLKADKVHPKQLIVDLAEDLLVRFADVPLLSSYDIYQQLMDYWEQEMQDDAYLINEDDWLEAAKPRQAIDDKKKKIKEVPHLTIKRDKYIMDLVPPALLVARYFGKEKTQVENLEAIYEEVKQKTEAFIEEQSATEDNWLEDAKTDKGAISKASVTKRLKDIKGSGSSEEIDILKRCKHLLEAEATAKKLAKDKQEELDLLTLHKYEKLAEKTIKEIVIEDKWFATMTAAAESEVQRIIQGLVKRVKLLEERYAATLPELSSEVDTLADKVTAHLEKMGVAIHG from the coding sequence ATGGCTTTAAAAAAGTCACAACTTTACAGTTCCCTATGGAGTTGCTGCGATGAACTTCGCGGCGGCATGGATGCATCCCAGTACAAGGACTACATCCTTACCCTCCTCTTCATGAAGTACATCTCAGACAAGTATGCCAACAATGAATGGGCAGATATCGAAGTTCCCAAGGGAGCATCCTTCGACGATGTTGTGGCTCTATCTGGCGACAAGGAGATCGGGGACAAACTCAATAAAATCCTTGGCAAGATCGCTAAAGCAAATGCTGATCTTAGCGATGTGATCCGTCTGGTGAACTTCAACAATGCCGATCATCTTGGCAGTGGCAAGGAGATGATGGACAAGCTTTCCAAGCTGGTCAACATCTTTGGTGGCCTAGACTTCTCAAGCAATCGAGCTGATGGTGATGACCTGCTTGGTGATGCCTATGAGTATCTCATGCGCCACTTTGCGACCGAATCAGGCAAGAGCAAAGGGCAGTTCTACACGCCTGCTGAAGTCTCTCATATCATCTCCAAAGTTGTGGGTGTTGATGCCAAGACTAGCAGCCGTAAAGAAGTTTACGACCCTACTTGCGGCTCAGGTTCTCTGCTCCTAAAAGTTGCACACGAAACCAACAACAAGATCTCTATCTACGGCCAAGAGAACGACAACGCCACTTACGCTCTCTGTAAGATGAACATGATCCTGCACGACAACGCCGATGCTGGAATCCACAAAGGCAACACACTCGCTTCACCTCAAATGACCGAGAGTGCGAACAAGCTAAGAACCTTCGACTTTGCTGTCGCCAATCCACCGTTCTCTCTTAAAGCATGGTCGAGTGGGTTTGAATCGAACACGGACAAAACCGTTAAGGACAGTTTCGAGCGTTTTGATGGCTATGGCACTCCTCCTGCCAAGAATGGCGACTATGCCTTCCTCTTGCATATCGTTAAGTCACTTAAGAGCAAGGGTAAGGCTGCGATCATTTTGCCGCATGGTGTGCTGTTCCGTGGCAATGCTGAATCTGAGATCCGTGAGAACCTGATCAAGCGCGGACTCATCAAAGGCATCATCGGCCTCCCCGCCAACCTTTTCTATGGCACGGGTATCCCTGCTTGTATCATCCTGATCGATAAAGAAAACGCTCAAGCTCGAACCGGCATCTTCATGATCGATGCGAGCAAGGGCTTCATCAAGGATGGCAACAAGAACCGTCTACGTGAACAGGACATCCACCGCATCGTTGATGTGTTCAACAACCAGAAACCTGAAGATCGCTACGCGCGTATGGTGCTGAACTCTGAGATTGAGCAGAACGATTACAACCTGAACATTCCTCGCTACATTGATTCATCCGAACCGGAGGATCTGCATGATCTTGATGCCCATCTCAACGGTGGCATCCCTGAACGTGACATCAAAGCCTTGCAACCCTACTGGAAAGTGTTTGGCTCACTCAAGAATCAGCTCTTTGAGAATGGGGAGCGTGATGGTTACTTTGCTGCCAAGGTTGAACCGAGCGAAGTAAAAGCAACCATCCTCAACAATAAGAAGTACAAAGCTTATGCTGAGCAAATCAAAGATCTGATGATCGGGTGGCAGGATGCTCATCGTAAGCGTCTGACAAACCTTAAAGCAGACAAAGTTCATCCTAAGCAGCTTATCGTGGATTTGGCTGAGGATCTCTTGGTGCGGTTTGCGGATGTGCCGCTACTTAGCTCGTATGACATTTATCAGCAGCTCATGGACTACTGGGAACAGGAGATGCAGGACGATGCGTACCTGATCAATGAAGATGATTGGCTGGAAGCGGCGAAGCCACGGCAAGCGATTGATGATAAGAAGAAAAAGATCAAAGAGGTTCCGCATCTGACGATCAAGCGGGATAAGTACATCATGGATCTTGTGCCGCCTGCGTTACTTGTGGCTCGTTATTTTGGCAAAGAGAAAACCCAAGTTGAGAACCTTGAAGCAATCTATGAAGAAGTGAAGCAGAAAACTGAAGCCTTCATCGAAGAGCAGTCAGCCACGGAAGATAACTGGCTTGAAGATGCCAAGACCGACAAGGGGGCAATCAGCAAGGCAAGCGTTACCAAGCGGCTTAAGGACATTAAGGGAAGTGGCTCCTCCGAAGAGATCGACATTCTTAAACGCTGTAAACATCTGCTTGAAGCGGAAGCGACAGCCAAGAAACTCGCCAAGGATAAGCAGGAAGAACTCGATCTGCTCACGCTACACAAGTATGAGAAGCTGGCCGAGAAGACGATCAAGGAGATTGTGATCGAGGATAAATGGTTTGCCACGATGACCGCAGCAGCGGAGAGTGAAGTGCAGCGGATCATTCAAGGGTTAGTGAAGCGGGTCAAACTGCTTGAAGAGCGTTATGCCGCGACACTGCCCGAACTGAGCAGCGAAGTCGATACCCTTGCCGACAAGGTCACCGCACATCTTGAGAAGATGGGAGTGGCGATCCATGGCTAA
- a CDS encoding helix-turn-helix transcriptional regulator has translation MVVQQQQSKQKRMMPLHYVNNKSMSEYLGVSTRTLYQLRRRGKDPMPSFMLGSRVFYILHDVDEWIKRQRENTATITKNKKVQEV, from the coding sequence ATGGTTGTTCAGCAACAACAATCTAAACAAAAGCGCATGATGCCACTGCATTATGTCAACAACAAATCAATGTCTGAGTATCTCGGTGTTAGTACTCGTACGCTCTATCAGCTTAGAAGGCGTGGAAAAGATCCAATGCCATCATTCATGCTTGGTTCTAGGGTGTTTTACATCCTTCATGATGTGGATGAGTGGATAAAAAGGCAGCGTGAAAACACAGCAACAATAACCAAAAATAAGAAAGTTCAGGAGGTATAA
- a CDS encoding M48 family metallopeptidase, with product MTTKRHKILVRDTPIEIIRKDIKNLHLAVYPPNGKVRVATPIHIDDEAVRLAVISRWAWIKRQQSAFCNQERQSQREMVNGESHFLWGHQYRLDVVEAKGRSSVSIRQNNMLELRVAEGTDRSKREEILNRWLRAEMYKQLPELIEKWQPKVGVEIAECRIKRMKTKWGTCNIGARRIWLNLELAKKPLCCLEYILVHEMVHLLERHHNKTFHHHMSTLMPQWKKYRDELNTAPLAYEDWQY from the coding sequence GTGACTACTAAACGCCACAAAATCCTCGTTCGTGATACGCCTATCGAGATCATTCGAAAGGACATCAAGAACCTCCACCTTGCGGTGTACCCTCCCAATGGGAAGGTGCGTGTCGCTACACCTATACATATTGACGATGAAGCGGTCAGACTTGCAGTGATCTCACGCTGGGCATGGATCAAACGTCAACAATCAGCTTTTTGCAATCAAGAACGCCAATCACAGCGAGAGATGGTTAACGGGGAAAGTCACTTTCTCTGGGGGCATCAGTACAGACTAGACGTGGTGGAAGCCAAAGGCCGATCATCTGTAAGCATTCGCCAGAACAACATGCTGGAGCTGCGTGTCGCTGAAGGTACGGATCGAAGCAAACGAGAAGAGATCCTCAACCGTTGGCTAAGAGCAGAAATGTACAAGCAACTACCCGAACTGATTGAAAAATGGCAACCGAAGGTGGGAGTCGAGATAGCTGAGTGCCGAATCAAACGGATGAAAACTAAGTGGGGAACTTGCAACATTGGAGCGAGACGCATCTGGCTAAATCTTGAACTAGCCAAGAAGCCCCTCTGCTGCTTAGAGTACATTCTCGTTCATGAGATGGTTCACCTGCTTGAACGCCACCACAACAAAACCTTCCATCATCACATGAGCACACTGATGCCACAATGGAAG
- a CDS encoding restriction endonuclease subunit S produces the protein MANSAVLDAVTKSKQTTRFRKTTLGSFPEDWVETTINSFMPFITSGSRGWAKFYSQYGSLFVRITNMCRNNIHLDLSNVRFISLPDNDHEGARTQLHLGDLLISVTADIGIISYIDSSVSKPAYINQHIALVRMPKNATINTKFTAYFLAYGPSQQRFKSTTDQGAKAGINLQTVRDIPLVIPPTVIEQQNIAEALSDVDGLVCSLAKLIAKKRDIKQATMQQLLTGKKRLPGFEDEWKHGVLEGAIEKLLGGGTPSRANPAFWGEGIPWVTVKDFTSFNPYQTQESITQNGLRNSAANLIPVGTLIISTRMALGKAVIYKIDVAINQDLKAIYTKPEHCAHFLYYWFENNAKMIDDLGSGSTVKGISIPDLRSLPFPIISPKEQQAIAEILTEMDEEIEQLEKRLEKTKAIKQGMMQQLLTGKTRLI, from the coding sequence ATGGCTAACTCTGCTGTTCTAGATGCTGTAACTAAATCGAAGCAAACTACTCGGTTTAGGAAGACTACTTTGGGATCATTTCCTGAGGATTGGGTTGAAACAACTATTAACAGCTTTATGCCATTCATTACAAGTGGATCACGTGGTTGGGCTAAGTTCTATAGCCAATACGGTAGCTTGTTTGTACGCATAACAAATATGTGCCGCAACAACATTCATCTTGACCTAAGCAATGTGCGGTTTATATCACTACCAGATAATGATCACGAAGGTGCAAGAACCCAACTTCATTTAGGTGACCTGTTGATATCAGTGACTGCTGATATTGGTATCATTTCCTATATCGATAGCTCTGTTTCAAAGCCTGCATATATCAATCAACACATCGCCTTGGTACGGATGCCAAAAAACGCAACTATAAATACTAAGTTCACTGCATATTTTTTAGCATATGGCCCCAGTCAACAACGCTTCAAATCAACAACCGATCAAGGTGCTAAAGCAGGCATCAATCTCCAGACTGTACGAGACATACCTCTTGTGATTCCTCCCACAGTAATCGAACAACAGAATATTGCGGAGGCGTTGTCGGATGTGGATGGGTTGGTGTGTTCGTTGGCGAAGCTGATCGCCAAGAAACGCGACATCAAACAGGCCACGATGCAACAACTCCTCACCGGCAAAAAACGCCTGCCCGGATTTGAAGACGAGTGGAAACATGGGGTATTAGAGGGAGCCATTGAGAAACTATTAGGGGGCGGAACACCAAGTCGTGCGAATCCTGCATTCTGGGGAGAAGGAATACCTTGGGTAACGGTAAAAGATTTTACATCTTTTAATCCATATCAAACCCAAGAATCAATAACTCAGAACGGATTGCGCAATAGTGCGGCTAATCTTATCCCAGTAGGAACACTTATAATATCTACCCGCATGGCACTCGGTAAAGCGGTTATTTATAAGATTGACGTAGCAATCAACCAAGACCTTAAGGCGATTTATACAAAACCAGAGCATTGTGCTCATTTTCTCTATTATTGGTTTGAGAACAATGCAAAGATGATTGATGATCTTGGAAGCGGAAGTACTGTAAAAGGAATCTCAATCCCTGATTTAAGAAGTTTACCATTCCCCATTATTTCTCCAAAAGAACAACAAGCCATCGCCGAGATCCTTACGGAGATGGATGAAGAAATCGAACAGCTTGAAAAACGGCTAGAGAAAACCAAGGCGATCAAGCAGGGGATGATGCAGCAGTTACTCACGGGCAAAACACGATTGATTTAG
- a CDS encoding type I restriction endonuclease subunit R — protein sequence MTTIGQTHSVGQYEKQTQQQVIDYFVGELGYQYLGNWKDRENNSNIEEELLKGWLKKQGHSDTLIERAVQAIVQESAIGGSVKLYDANQRVYNLLRYSAQISPAAGEKHENVYLIDWKNPENNDFAIAEEVTIKGQEHTKRPDLVMYVNGIALGVIELKRSTVSVDEGIRQNLSNQKKEFIENFFSTIQLVMAGNWSEGMRYGVIQTPAKYFLDWKEEGELFDRKNRNLLQELSWVCSKQKLLEIIHDFVVFDAGIKKTCRPNQYFGVKAAQERVKQREGGIIWHTQGSGKSLTMVWLAKWLRDPQRTGSKGNRVLIITDRTELDEQIEKVFNGVNEHIYRTDSAKDLINKLNSTDEWLMCTLIHKFGKVRKDDDVEGFIGDIKRYLPKDFSPKGEMFVFVDECHRTQSGKLHGALKELLPNAMIIGFTGTPLLKKDKAKSIEVFGSHIHTYKYDQAVEDKVVLDLRYEARNIDQNLGSKDKIDIWFKSKTKGLSDWAKAQLKQRWGTMQKLLSSKERLQQIVLDILFDMETKDRLKSGHGNALLVVDSIYQACRVYQMFQETELKDKCAIVSSYDPNVSDINKEETGEGKTEQQLKYDVYRKMIANYYEIKENKVASKVSEFEKDVKKKFIEQPAQMKLLIVVDKLLTGFDAPPATYLYIDKKMQDHGLFQAICRVNRLDSDDKEYGYVVDYKDLFKSLQTAITDYTGEAFGDFDAEDVKGLLNDRIVEGNRKLEEARESIKALCEPVLPPKDTEAYLAYFCFDEDSDVPDRVHAIKHCEQKRVLLYQLTGKLLRAYAELANDMDQAGYTPEEVEQIKQEIAHYEQVRKEVKLASCDYIDMKIYEPAMRHLLDSYVSASESKVLSTLDDMTLVDLIVERGEAFVDDMPKGTQSSEKAMAETIENNVRRVIIDEAEVNPAYYERMSKLLDELILKRKQQAISYEKYLKQIVDLTKKVVKPDGKKNYPKSLKTSALRNLYDNLGQDEELAIKVDCAVRKKIKADFRNNPVKRKRVQAAVHKVLEHDKALAEKIFQLVLSQRDY from the coding sequence ATGACAACGATTGGGCAAACGCACAGTGTCGGGCAGTATGAAAAACAAACACAACAGCAGGTGATCGATTACTTCGTCGGTGAGCTGGGTTATCAATACCTCGGCAACTGGAAGGATCGTGAGAACAACAGCAACATCGAAGAAGAGCTGCTCAAGGGTTGGCTGAAGAAGCAGGGACACAGTGACACGCTGATCGAGAGAGCGGTTCAGGCGATCGTACAGGAAAGTGCAATCGGCGGGTCGGTGAAGTTGTACGATGCGAATCAACGGGTTTATAACCTGCTTCGGTATAGCGCTCAGATATCGCCGGCGGCTGGTGAGAAACACGAAAACGTCTACCTCATTGACTGGAAGAACCCAGAGAACAACGACTTTGCGATTGCTGAGGAAGTGACGATCAAGGGGCAGGAGCACACGAAGCGGCCGGATCTGGTGATGTATGTGAACGGGATCGCTTTAGGGGTGATCGAACTCAAACGCTCGACGGTGTCGGTGGATGAAGGGATACGCCAAAACCTGAGCAATCAAAAAAAAGAGTTCATTGAAAACTTCTTCTCAACGATCCAGCTTGTCATGGCAGGGAACTGGAGCGAGGGGATGCGTTACGGGGTGATCCAAACACCAGCTAAGTACTTTTTGGACTGGAAGGAAGAGGGGGAGCTGTTTGATCGGAAGAACAGAAACCTGCTTCAAGAGCTTTCATGGGTCTGTTCGAAGCAGAAGCTGCTTGAGATCATTCATGATTTTGTTGTGTTTGATGCGGGGATCAAGAAGACTTGCCGCCCTAATCAGTACTTTGGGGTGAAGGCTGCTCAGGAACGGGTGAAGCAACGTGAGGGCGGGATCATTTGGCACACGCAGGGTAGCGGTAAAAGCTTGACGATGGTATGGCTTGCGAAGTGGTTGCGTGATCCGCAGAGAACGGGTTCAAAGGGTAATCGCGTTTTGATTATCACCGACCGAACAGAGCTAGATGAACAAATCGAGAAGGTTTTTAATGGGGTCAACGAGCATATCTACCGAACAGACAGTGCGAAGGATCTGATTAATAAGCTCAACAGCACTGATGAGTGGCTCATGTGTACGCTCATTCATAAGTTTGGGAAGGTACGCAAGGATGATGATGTTGAGGGGTTCATCGGGGACATTAAGCGATATCTGCCTAAAGACTTCTCGCCTAAGGGTGAGATGTTCGTGTTCGTCGATGAGTGTCACCGTACACAATCAGGGAAGCTACACGGAGCACTCAAAGAGCTGTTGCCGAATGCGATGATCATTGGCTTCACAGGCACGCCACTGCTTAAGAAGGACAAGGCAAAGAGTATTGAGGTCTTTGGCTCGCACATCCATACTTATAAGTACGACCAAGCGGTGGAAGATAAGGTTGTGCTTGATCTAAGGTATGAAGCAAGAAACATCGATCAGAATCTGGGATCTAAAGACAAGATTGATATCTGGTTCAAGTCCAAGACAAAGGGTTTGTCAGACTGGGCAAAGGCTCAACTGAAACAGCGATGGGGAACGATGCAAAAGCTGCTCAGCTCTAAGGAGCGTTTACAGCAGATCGTGTTGGACATTCTGTTTGATATGGAAACGAAGGATCGGCTCAAGAGCGGGCATGGGAATGCTTTACTTGTAGTGGACAGTATCTATCAGGCTTGCCGTGTGTATCAGATGTTCCAAGAGACGGAGCTGAAGGATAAGTGTGCGATTGTTTCTTCTTATGATCCGAATGTCTCTGACATCAACAAGGAAGAGACAGGGGAAGGGAAGACCGAGCAGCAGCTTAAGTATGATGTTTATCGCAAGATGATCGCAAACTACTACGAGATCAAAGAAAACAAAGTAGCGAGTAAGGTTTCAGAGTTTGAAAAGGATGTGAAGAAGAAGTTCATCGAACAGCCTGCACAGATGAAGCTATTGATTGTGGTAGACAAGCTGCTTACAGGGTTTGATGCCCCACCAGCAACTTATCTTTATATCGATAAGAAGATGCAGGATCACGGGTTGTTTCAGGCAATCTGCCGAGTCAATAGGCTGGACAGTGATGATAAAGAATATGGGTATGTGGTGGACTACAAAGACCTGTTCAAGTCATTGCAGACTGCTATCACGGACTATACGGGGGAAGCATTTGGAGATTTTGATGCTGAGGATGTGAAGGGGTTGCTGAACGATCGTATCGTGGAAGGCAATCGTAAGCTTGAAGAAGCACGTGAGAGCATTAAGGCGTTGTGTGAACCTGTACTGCCACCGAAAGATACGGAAGCGTATCTTGCTTACTTCTGTTTTGATGAAGACAGCGATGTGCCAGATCGTGTACATGCGATTAAACACTGCGAGCAGAAACGTGTGTTGTTGTATCAACTCACAGGAAAACTGCTGAGAGCTTACGCAGAGCTTGCCAATGACATGGATCAAGCAGGCTACACACCTGAAGAAGTTGAGCAGATCAAGCAAGAGATCGCACACTACGAGCAAGTCAGAAAAGAAGTAAAGCTTGCCAGCTGTGACTACATCGACATGAAGATCTATGAACCAGCAATGCGGCATCTACTGGACAGCTATGTGAGTGCCAGTGAGAGCAAGGTTCTCTCAACACTAGACGATATGACGCTGGTTGATTTGATTGTTGAAAGGGGCGAGGCATTCGTCGATGACATGCCTAAGGGGACACAATCTAGCGAAAAGGCGATGGCTGAAACGATTGAGAACAATGTCCGAAGGGTCATCATCGATGAAGCAGAAGTAAACCCAGCTTACTATGAGAGAATGTCTAAGCTACTGGATGAACTGATCTTAAAGCGTAAACAACAAGCGATCTCATACGAGAAGTATCTGAAGCAAATCGTGGATCTTACGAAAAAAGTTGTGAAGCCAGATGGTAAAAAGAACTACCCGAAAAGTTTGAAAACTTCAGCACTGCGTAATCTGTATGACAACCTCGGTCAGGATGAGGAACTAGCTATCAAGGTTGATTGTGCTGTTCGCAAGAAAATAAAGGCTGATTTCAGAAACAATCCAGTAAAACGTAAACGTGTCCAAGCAGCTGTTCATAAAGTTTTAGAACATGACAAGGCATTAGCTGAGAAGATCTTCCAACTGGTACTAAGCCAACGTGACTACTAA
- a CDS encoding helix-turn-helix domain-containing protein yields MNTNIQASNEQDMNDQKPAEYTQKYFTVKQIAERAGLTETTIRSYVKNKGLPVIKIGKGSRCTSRIAVDVFDKWFLSFSQSYNN; encoded by the coding sequence ATGAATACAAATATTCAAGCAAGTAATGAGCAGGACATGAATGATCAAAAGCCTGCAGAGTACACTCAAAAATATTTTACAGTTAAACAGATTGCTGAAAGAGCTGGTTTAACTGAGACAACGATCAGAAGTTACGTTAAGAATAAAGGGCTTCCTGTTATAAAAATAGGCAAGGGTTCTAGGTGTACTTCAAGAATCGCTGTAGATGTATTCGACAAATGGTTTTTGTCGTTTTCTCAATCATATAACAACTAA
- a CDS encoding restriction endonuclease gives MTWSGFKQNLSKLKDRKELHEYLEKFYPDFTKAHRSQNSGQIWAFTKRMKAGDWVCMPSKRKTIHIGEITGNYVYSDDAENPYYHHRTINWIETDVPRTNFDQDLLYSLGSISTICQIKRNDSEERIRAMQANGWKSVGVSIKTPVTNGDDDQDIVNGNEQEIDIEEIANDHIARTIQAKFKGHGLEALVEAILKAKGFTTHRSDKGADGGIDILAAPDTLGFGQPRICVQVKSQDSPLERPVLDQLVGTMQHVGADQGLLVCWGGFKKTIKHELPRLFFKVRMWDRSDLIDEFLKVYNDLDEDIKADIPLKRVWAVANQDNDDED, from the coding sequence TTGACATGGAGTGGATTTAAGCAAAACCTTAGCAAGCTTAAAGATCGCAAAGAGCTGCATGAGTATCTTGAGAAGTTCTATCCAGATTTCACCAAAGCACACCGCAGCCAAAACTCAGGACAGATATGGGCTTTCACCAAGCGCATGAAAGCTGGTGATTGGGTATGTATGCCTAGCAAACGCAAGACGATCCACATAGGAGAGATCACAGGCAACTACGTGTACAGCGATGATGCAGAAAATCCGTACTACCACCATCGCACGATCAATTGGATAGAAACAGATGTACCTCGAACTAATTTTGATCAGGACTTACTGTACTCATTGGGTTCTATATCAACGATCTGTCAGATCAAGCGGAACGATTCAGAGGAACGCATCAGAGCAATGCAGGCAAACGGATGGAAATCGGTTGGGGTATCCATCAAAACACCTGTTACAAATGGTGACGATGATCAGGATATCGTGAACGGCAATGAGCAAGAAATCGATATCGAGGAGATTGCCAACGACCATATCGCACGAACTATACAAGCTAAGTTCAAGGGGCATGGCCTTGAAGCATTGGTTGAAGCAATCCTAAAAGCCAAAGGTTTTACAACACACAGATCAGATAAGGGTGCAGACGGTGGCATCGACATACTGGCCGCTCCTGACACTCTAGGCTTTGGCCAGCCTCGAATCTGTGTTCAGGTCAAGAGTCAGGACTCACCGCTTGAAAGGCCGGTTCTCGACCAACTTGTCGGAACAATGCAGCACGTAGGAGCAGATCAAGGTCTACTCGTGTGTTGGGGTGGATTTAAGAAAACAATCAAGCACGAACTACCGAGGCTCTTTTTCAAGGTCAGGATGTGGGATCGCAGTGATCTGATCGATGAGTTTCTAAAGGTGTACAATGATCTCGATGAGGATATCAAAGCAGATATCCCACTGAAACGGGTCTGGGCGGTTGCCAACCAAGACAACGATGATGAGGATTAA